The nucleotide sequence TGGATTGACGGAGATTTTAAAATCTCTCTTTCCTGATAACTATCAAGAGATATTAGCATTAGCATTTTATGAAATTATAGAAGCCTCGGCCTTGTACCTGTTTCCTTATTGGCTTGATGAGCATAATTTGCCGAGAGTTAAAAAGATGTATTCTCCTGACATATCAAAACTGTGTGATATTTTGGGAAGATCGCAATCACAAAGGGTAGAGTTTGTTCAAAAATGGATAGAACATTTAAAGCCAATCAACGGGATATTTTACGATATAACTTCTATTTCCAGCTACTCTACAAACGTTGATTTTATAGAATGGGGTTACAATCGTGATAAAGAGAATCTACCTCAATTAAATATGGGAGTAACATTTTGCCACAATCACTCTTTACCCATTTATTACAATTTATACCCTGGAAGTATTGTAGATGTTACTACCTTAAAGAACTGCGTTGAGTATTTGAAAGTATTCAAGCTAAAAGACATTTTGTTTGTGCTGGATAGAGGTTTCTTTAGTAAAGCAAATGTATTGGAAATGAATAACAGCAAAAGCAAAGTGTCCTTTGTTCAGCCACTGCCTTTTAGCTTAAAAAAAGTAAAGACTTTAATAAAAAAAAATAAACGATTATTGTCAGATCTTTCCAGTGCCTTTAAATTCAATGAAGAGATACTGCATTACCAGCAAAGACCTTTTGAATTTGATGGAAACGAATTTGACGCACATATTTTTTTCAATGAAAAATCTGAAGTAGAACAAAAACATAATTTTTTCTCAGTATTATTCGAATACGAGGAGAAGTTTAAGGATAAAAGTTTTAAAGTGCTTAAGGAATACCTGAAATATAGAAAGTTAAATATTCCAGAAAAATACAGAGATTATTTTAAATAGAATAAAACGACATTGCGGATAGAAAAAAATGCAAAAAAGATAAAATCGTTTATTTATAAAATGGGAAGCTTTGTGTTAATAACAAACAAACAACAAATGGACAAAGCGGAAGTATTAAATCTTTATCGCCAAAAAGATCAGGTTGAAAAAATGTTTGATATATACAAAAATGAAATGAATGGAGATAGGTTGCGAGCACATAGTCAATATAATGTCGATGGCCGTTTATTTATAAAATTTGTTGCGTTGATTATCTATGCAGAAGCATCAAGAGTTATGAAGGAAAAGAAGTTATTTAACAAATACACAGTAAAAGAATTATTTGCTGAACTCAAAAAATTAAAAATCACTCACATAGAGAAAAACGATCCGATTCTCAGCGAATTATCCAAAAGACAAAAAATTATTTTTGATGCTTTCGGCATCCAGGAAGACACATTGCATAGTTATTAACTTTTTTCTCCAATTTAGGTATTAATGTTACCAAAATTCAATCCAGCATCTTGAACCGCCATACTCACTGCTGACAAACCCAGTTGAGAATACCTGCACAAACTATTGGCCAGATCTTCAGGCATATGCTCTTCAGGTATGAAATCACTAATCTCTCCTGCAATCCTTGTGGGATAGCGTTCAGTATTAAACCTCGTGATCTCTGATATCCCGGATTTCCCATTAACGAGGGATTCCCAGAAGGCATCAATTCCAGTCCCAATCGGAGACATAATCCCAATTCCGGTTACAACTACTTTGTTTTTTTGAGTAGTATTCATCATCTATCAATATCTTTTAAACGTTCAGATCGCAAATCAAACCACATAAATTAATTCGAAAATAATTTTCCGTAAGTCATCACATACGCTTATAAACTAATGACACATTATTACCTTCATAATCAAAGTTATTTGACAGTATTACGTTTGCCGATTTTCCTTCAGGTTCTTTTAGATGAAAAAGTGAATTACATGCAGGGTCAACATTCTCAAGTTTATTCGTCTGCGGCAAAACATTTTTCGTTAAACATAACAATGAAAAAATTGCGTCTATTGCGCCTGAAGCACCAAGTGATAACCCGAAACTCCCTTTGGTTGAACTTACCGGGACCCTTCTGGTATCTTTACCAAATACTGATTTTATTACCTCTGACTCTTCCAAGCCTTCTTTTATCCCTGAAATACCAGAGGCATTAATGTAATCAACCTTTGATGGACCAATTGAGGCATGCTCCAATGCCTGTTTAGCACATGAGACCTTAGAGTAAAAACCTGAATTTTTCTGATTTGCATTAACATTGCGGCTACAAGATGTTCCAAATCCAACAATCTCTCCATAAATATTGGCACCTCTTTTTTCCGCACTACTGAGTGTTTCTAAAACAACCATACCGACCCCTTCACCTAAGACAAAACCATTTCTTTCCCTATCAAAAGGACAGCTTGTTGAATTACCGCTATCACCATTTCCGTCAAACATACCTATAGGTTTTAGCTCTTTAAAAACCCCTGACAATAATGGTGCTTCCGCCCCACCGGCAACCATTGCATCGATATTTTGTTGTTGAAGTACATTAAATGCCTGGATTATGCTGTATTCAGAAGAACACGTCCCGCATGAAAAGGCGAGATTAGGGCCTTTTAGTCCGAACTCTATTGCCACCTCACCAGACGGCGCGTTTGTAAGGCTGTTTTGCATGAGAAGAGGATGAACTTTTCTTGGACCATCCGCATATAGCACCTGGATCTGTTTTGATACACCGATTTGTTATGAAACCATAACGTTTTTGTTATGAAGCCATAACAAAATGATATTGTTTCGGCTTGAAAATCTTCCGGCAATTGTGCCACCAATCCAAAAAATTTATTTTTGAATTGATACTTAACAAACAATTTGAGCAGTGTTATAATTTTATATCTATGAAGAGCAAAGTTTTTTTTATTGAAACGAAGAACGGCGAATCACTTGCTTCGTTAGCTGATAAAGTAAAACACCTTTACGATGCTGCCGAACTTGGAAGTATTATCAAACAAGGTGAAATGGTCGCGGTAAAGACCAGTTTTGGGGAAAAGGGGAATATCGGCCACCTTAAGCCTCCAATAATCAAGGCTGCCGTGGATAAAGTAAAATTAAACGGCGGCAAACCATTTCTGGCAGAAACGAATACGTTATATGTAGGAAAACGTACTAACACAGTAGACCATTTAATGCTTGCTCATGAGCATGGATTCACGATTGAAAACACTGGAGCTCCTGTTGTTATTGGAGATGGACTTTTTGGAGAACACAATTACATCGTTAATATCAACCAGGAATTGTGCAAAAATGCTTATATTTCCGGTGTGGCAAAAGCATCGAATGTTATTATCTCAATTGCACATGTCACAGGGCATCTTGCTACAGGAATGGGGGCAACATTCAAAAACATCGGTATGGGGTTGTCATCAAGAGGTGGTAAGCTTGCCCAGCACTCCGGTGTAATACCTCAGATTATCAGCAAAAACTGCATAACATGCAAGGTATGCCAGATCTGGTGTCCCACGGACGCGATTACTATGGAAGAGGATACAGCGGTAATTAACCCCAATACCTGTATTGGGTGCGGTGAGTGTCTGGCCGTCTGTCAATTCGGTGCAGTTAAGATCGCATGGGACGAGGACACGGCAAATCTACAAAAAAAGGTTGCGGAATATTGCCTGGCCATATTGGAAGAGAAGAAGGGGAAAGCAGCATTCTTTAACTTCCTTACCCATATAACAAAACATTGTGATTGTATGGATATCGCCTATAAACCAGACATGTCTGATATCGGAATCGTTGTTTCAAAAGACCCGGTAGCTGTTGAAAAAGCGACTATAGATTTAATAAATAAACACACCGGAAAAGATTACTTTAACCATATCTGGCCTGAGATTGATTATACTGTGCAGCTTAACCATGCCCATAAAATCGGTTTAGGTAATCTTGATTATGATCTGGTAAATATCACAAAACCCTAATGATTTTATCTCAGCGTAAAGTAATAATTTTTGGTCTGGACGCGGCCCCACCGGAACTGGTTTTCGATAAATGGCTTGATTATCTGCCTAATATAAAACATCTTGTCTCAAACGGCATCTCCGGAAAACTGGAGAGTACGATACCCGCTATCACCTGTCCAGCATGGGCGTCAATGGTCACCAGCATAAACCCCGGCAAACTGGGAATCTACGGTTTCAGGAATAGAATCAATTATGATTATGAGGGTCTGCATTTTGCCGATTCTAATACGGTTAAGGAAGAGACCATCTGGAATATACTTGCGCGGCATGGCAAGAGACCAATTATTATCGGTGTACCGCTGACATACCCTCTCAAACCTGTTCACAATGGATTAATGATAAGCTGCTTCCTCACACCGGACAAAAATCATCAGTATACCTGGCCTGACGGATTAAAGCATGAGGTAGAAAGGGTTTCAGACGGATATATCCTGGATGTGAAAGATTTCAGAGGTGTGGAAAAAGAGCAGGTTTTGCATACTATCTATGAAATGACAAAAAAGAGATTTAAGCTCACCCGTCACTTTATACAAAATGAAGATTGGGATTTTTTAATGATGGTGGAAATGGGAACAGACAGAATACAACACGCCTTCTGGAGATTCTTTGATAACAGACATCCGGAATACTTACCGGGAAATAAATATGAGAATGTCATCTTTGACTACTATAAATATGTTGATGATGAAATTGGCCAAACTCTTGCATTACTGGACGATGACACTCTTGTCTTGATCGTCTCTGACCATGGCGCCATGTTGATGGAAGGCGGGATCTGCATAAACGAATGGCTGATAAATAATGGATATCTCAAACTGGTACACTATCCTGACGAAGTTACACAGATCAGTAAACATCTGATTGACTGGAACAAAACCATGGTTTGGGGTGAGGGAGGTTACTACGGACGTCTGTTCTTCAATGTAAAAGGCCGTGAGCCGAGAGGGATAATCCCGAAACAGAATTATGAGTTTCTCAGAAATGAGTTAATAACGGCACTTGAAGACCAGAGAGATAAGAAAGGCCGGAAAATAAATACCAGGGGCTTTAAACCTGAAGACATTTACACGGAATGCAGGAATATCCCACCCGATTTGATCGTCTATTACGGAGATCTGGCCTGGAGGTCTATTGGCAGTGTAGGACACAAGACTCTATGGGCCAATGAGAATGATACCGGCGCTGATGACGCAAATCACTCACAACACGGAATATTTGTGATGAGTGGTGATAACGGATATCATGCTGAAAGGAGGGATGGTTTGCAAATAATGGATGTAACACCTACTGTACTGGATCGAATGGGAATTGATATTCCGTGGCAAATGGAGGGGAAGGTTATTCAATAAACGATGAAAGATTTCCTCTGGGCGCTGAATTTTTTAACAACGGTCCCGTCTGGTAAAAGATGGTACGAAAGAGAACCAAAACCGGGGATTGTAGTGTTCTGGTTTCCCATAATTGGTCTGTTGATCGGGTTTATACTGACATTTGTTTATATTCCCGCAGCCCGGTTCTTTCCGCATCTGGTTGCCGATGCAATAATCCTGATAGTCTATATTGTTATGACAGGTGGTTTTCACCTTGATGGTTTTGCGGATACCTGCGATGGTATCTTTGGAGGAAATACCAGGGAAAGAAGGCTCGGCATCATGAGGGACAGTCAGATTGGAAGCTATGGTACTTTATGCCTTATCTGCACTGTCGGCCTGAAATACATATGCCTCATTTCTATTGATCCGGAAGCGGTAGCCGGATTATCCTTTTTCTCAGACCATAAGACATTAAAGGATTTGGATCCTTTGTATCTCTACACCTGTGAAAAAGGAAAAGTTCTCCTGTTAATGTGTGCCCTTGGCCGTTGGTCTCAAGTATTCGGAGCAGCTCTATCGAGTTATGCAAGAGAAGAAGGTGGCACAGGAAAAATAATTATTGAAAACGTTAAGATAAGACATGCACTCTGTTCTTCATTCATACCGGGAATACTTATATTTTTGTTTTGTGGAATTAAGGGAATTTTTATATTCTTTACCGTATTCATTCTTGTTATTTTATTCGTTTCATACATTAAAAAGAAAATAGGGGGGATGACAGGAGACACCCTGGGCGCTTTAAATGAAGTGAGTGAGTTGGCTGTGCTGCTCTCTTTTCTTCTTTAATTCAGTGCAATTCCGTGAAAATTCGTGGTAAATTGTTTTTCTTATGTCTGAACTAACACTTATAATCGGTGGTACAAGGAGCGGTAAGTCAGCGTTTGCAACAGAGCTTGCAAAAAAGCACAGGCATGTTTGTTATATTGCAACTGCTGATTCCGGACAATCTTCACAAGTCTATGACCGTGAGATGCTGGAGAGGATACAAAAACATCGGGAGAACAGACCATCAGAGTGGAAGACAGTAGAAGCTCCATTAGAGCTAGATAAGGCCGTTTCAAATCTTAATGGAAACATCGATGTTGCATTAATCGATTGTATCACAATTTACGTTACAAATATGCTTCTTAGCAGTCATAAAGAAGAGGGAGATGAGTACATAACCAACGCAATAAACAAATTGTGTAGTGTTTGTAAGAATGTGCCTTTTCATGTTATAATGGTAACCAATGAAGTTGGTTACGGAGTTGTGCCGGATAATGCCATATCGAGAAAATTTCGTGATATCGCAGGCTACGCTAACCAGATTATTGCAAGAGAAGCGGATAATGTATATCTTGTTACTGCGGGAATTGAAAACAAGATAAAATAATTATTTTTTTGGAAGGAGATAGAATGAAATTTTTTATTGACACAGCAGATGTAAATGAGATAAGAGAAGCAGAGAGTCTCGGCATCCTGGATGGTGTTACAACCAACCCTACATTGGTATCAAAAACCGGACGGCCTTTTAGGGAAACTATTGAAGAGATATGCACAATCGTAAAAGGGCCGGTAAGTGCCGAAGTAGTCAGTACTGAAACTGAAGCCATTATTAAAGAAGGACGGGATTTGGCAAAAATAGCTGATAATATTGTCGTAAAGGTCCCCCTTATTAAAGACGGTCTTAAGGCGGTGAAGGTTCTAATCGCGGAAGGAATAAAGGTGAACGTAACCCTCTGTTTTTCATCAAATCAGGCCCTGCTTGCCGCAAAGGTGGGTGCTACCTATATAAGCCCATTTGTTGGCAGACTTGATGATAAAGGGCATACGGGAATGGAAGTGGTTGATGAGATTCGTACTATTTATGATAATTATGATTTTGATACGGAGATAATTGTCGCCAGTGTCAGAACGCCATTACATGTTAGAGATGCAGCCCTCATGGGTGCTGACATTGCGACCATACCACTTGAAGTATTTAACAAAATAGTACAGCATCCATTGACAGATGCAGGACTGAAAAGTTTTCTTGCAGACTGGGAAAAGGTACCTAAGTAAGCTGGATTTAACCCATTACTGGTGGATTCGCCTCGCTTAATCTACACAACTGAAAATTGATGAAGTTGTAGTGTGGATTAAAGTCCTCGGCGTATTTTGTCCGAGGAAGCGAAGCGAATCCACCTTTCTTTTATTCATCAGACGCAAGCTTGCGAATAAA is from Candidatus Scalindua japonica and encodes:
- a CDS encoding beta-ketoacyl synthase N-terminal-like domain-containing protein, yielding MMNTTQKNKVVVTGIGIMSPIGTGIDAFWESLVNGKSGISEITRFNTERYPTRIAGEISDFIPEEHMPEDLANSLCRYSQLGLSAVSMAVQDAGLNFGNINT
- a CDS encoding beta-ketoacyl-[acyl-carrier-protein] synthase family protein — protein: MLYADGPRKVHPLLMQNSLTNAPSGEVAIEFGLKGPNLAFSCGTCSSEYSIIQAFNVLQQQNIDAMVAGGAEAPLLSGVFKELKPIGMFDGNGDSGNSTSCPFDRERNGFVLGEGVGMVVLETLSSAEKRGANIYGEIVGFGTSCSRNVNANQKNSGFYSKVSCAKQALEHASIGPSKVDYINASGISGIKEGLEESEVIKSVFGKDTRRVPVSSTKGSFGLSLGASGAIDAIFSLLCLTKNVLPQTNKLENVDPACNSLFHLKEPEGKSANVILSNNFDYEGNNVSLVYKRM
- a CDS encoding DUF362 domain-containing protein, which translates into the protein MKSKVFFIETKNGESLASLADKVKHLYDAAELGSIIKQGEMVAVKTSFGEKGNIGHLKPPIIKAAVDKVKLNGGKPFLAETNTLYVGKRTNTVDHLMLAHEHGFTIENTGAPVVIGDGLFGEHNYIVNINQELCKNAYISGVAKASNVIISIAHVTGHLATGMGATFKNIGMGLSSRGGKLAQHSGVIPQIISKNCITCKVCQIWCPTDAITMEEDTAVINPNTCIGCGECLAVCQFGAVKIAWDEDTANLQKKVAEYCLAILEEKKGKAAFFNFLTHITKHCDCMDIAYKPDMSDIGIVVSKDPVAVEKATIDLINKHTGKDYFNHIWPEIDYTVQLNHAHKIGLGNLDYDLVNITKP
- a CDS encoding alkaline phosphatase family protein, which codes for MILSQRKVIIFGLDAAPPELVFDKWLDYLPNIKHLVSNGISGKLESTIPAITCPAWASMVTSINPGKLGIYGFRNRINYDYEGLHFADSNTVKEETIWNILARHGKRPIIIGVPLTYPLKPVHNGLMISCFLTPDKNHQYTWPDGLKHEVERVSDGYILDVKDFRGVEKEQVLHTIYEMTKKRFKLTRHFIQNEDWDFLMMVEMGTDRIQHAFWRFFDNRHPEYLPGNKYENVIFDYYKYVDDEIGQTLALLDDDTLVLIVSDHGAMLMEGGICINEWLINNGYLKLVHYPDEVTQISKHLIDWNKTMVWGEGGYYGRLFFNVKGREPRGIIPKQNYEFLRNELITALEDQRDKKGRKINTRGFKPEDIYTECRNIPPDLIVYYGDLAWRSIGSVGHKTLWANENDTGADDANHSQHGIFVMSGDNGYHAERRDGLQIMDVTPTVLDRMGIDIPWQMEGKVIQ
- a CDS encoding adenosylcobinamide-GDP ribazoletransferase, whose translation is MKDFLWALNFLTTVPSGKRWYEREPKPGIVVFWFPIIGLLIGFILTFVYIPAARFFPHLVADAIILIVYIVMTGGFHLDGFADTCDGIFGGNTRERRLGIMRDSQIGSYGTLCLICTVGLKYICLISIDPEAVAGLSFFSDHKTLKDLDPLYLYTCEKGKVLLLMCALGRWSQVFGAALSSYAREEGGTGKIIIENVKIRHALCSSFIPGILIFLFCGIKGIFIFFTVFILVILFVSYIKKKIGGMTGDTLGALNEVSELAVLLSFLL
- the cobU gene encoding bifunctional adenosylcobinamide kinase/adenosylcobinamide-phosphate guanylyltransferase; amino-acid sequence: MSELTLIIGGTRSGKSAFATELAKKHRHVCYIATADSGQSSQVYDREMLERIQKHRENRPSEWKTVEAPLELDKAVSNLNGNIDVALIDCITIYVTNMLLSSHKEEGDEYITNAINKLCSVCKNVPFHVIMVTNEVGYGVVPDNAISRKFRDIAGYANQIIAREADNVYLVTAGIENKIK
- the fsa gene encoding fructose-6-phosphate aldolase; its protein translation is MKFFIDTADVNEIREAESLGILDGVTTNPTLVSKTGRPFRETIEEICTIVKGPVSAEVVSTETEAIIKEGRDLAKIADNIVVKVPLIKDGLKAVKVLIAEGIKVNVTLCFSSNQALLAAKVGATYISPFVGRLDDKGHTGMEVVDEIRTIYDNYDFDTEIIVASVRTPLHVRDAALMGADIATIPLEVFNKIVQHPLTDAGLKSFLADWEKVPK